From a region of the Nitrospiraceae bacterium genome:
- a CDS encoding molybdopterin-dependent oxidoreductase yields the protein MNSWLSLKRRTLLKLTGIAASAGLTGGCDAVGSVFGRMFAMPPRDTNYFTPSNKFYVVNYSDSPFSVSRDLRQDEWKCSVKGEVKKPLTLGWRDVLNRDTFEQVSTLMCIDTLPGGDSLGNARWRGISLKKLLLEAGVDEETTRDIVFRGADGYDDSIPLARAMQDNVMLAFLMNGEKLPKEHGFPLRLIVPGLYGIKNVKWIIEIEAYAGDYKGYWQRKGWTDDGTIKIFSRIDSPGHYQTLRGPEQTFRGIAFGGPNSISKVEISLDAARTWDSCKIETPMSPFSWVIWSYRWRPTKRGKYQVSVRAWDTAGQLQIADIVRPQPAGASGLHTIIADVDNVEPRGEKR from the coding sequence ATGAATTCGTGGCTCTCATTGAAGCGGCGCACCCTCTTGAAGCTCACTGGAATTGCGGCTTCCGCGGGCCTCACCGGTGGTTGCGACGCAGTAGGGTCGGTGTTCGGTCGCATGTTTGCCATGCCGCCTCGCGATACAAATTATTTCACACCGAGCAATAAATTTTACGTCGTCAACTACTCCGATTCACCATTCAGCGTCTCACGAGACCTGCGCCAAGACGAATGGAAATGCAGCGTCAAAGGTGAAGTGAAGAAGCCGCTGACGCTCGGTTGGCGCGATGTCCTTAATCGAGACACCTTCGAGCAAGTCTCGACCCTCATGTGCATCGACACACTGCCGGGCGGCGACAGTCTCGGCAACGCGCGCTGGCGCGGCATTTCACTCAAAAAGCTGCTTCTTGAGGCCGGGGTGGACGAAGAAACGACGCGGGACATCGTCTTTCGTGGGGCCGACGGCTACGATGACAGCATCCCGCTTGCGCGGGCGATGCAGGATAACGTCATGCTCGCGTTCCTGATGAACGGAGAAAAGCTCCCGAAGGAGCATGGCTTTCCCCTGCGGCTCATCGTGCCCGGCCTCTACGGCATCAAGAACGTAAAGTGGATCATCGAAATCGAAGCCTACGCCGGAGATTACAAGGGCTATTGGCAACGCAAAGGCTGGACGGACGACGGCACGATCAAGATTTTTTCACGCATCGATTCGCCAGGCCACTATCAAACCCTGCGTGGACCGGAGCAAACCTTCCGAGGCATCGCATTCGGCGGCCCCAACTCCATCAGCAAAGTGGAGATCAGTCTAGACGCCGCAAGAACGTGGGACTCCTGCAAAATCGAAACGCCCATGTCGCCCTTTTCGTGGGTGATCTGGAGCTACAGGTGGCGGCCGACAAAACGCGGCAAGTACCAGGTATCGGTGCGAGCGTGGGATACGGCGGGGCAACTGCAGATCGCCGATATCGTGCGTCCGCAGCCGGCAGGCGCGAGCGGCCTGCACACCATCATCGCGGATGTCGACAACGTGGAGCCGAGGGGAGAGAAGAGATAA